The DNA segment CGGCAGACTCACTGGATAACCCTGATGCAGAGGTGTTGAAGGTATCCACAACCGTGCTGGCTGGCATAAGATGCCAATTCTCACTTCTTTGCTGTTTAACACCACTTATTTGTTTGGATTTCTTAATAATTTTGTTAGATTTAAATGGCTGAACTTGCTGATGAATTTTCCGGTAATTTAATATAACTTGATCAATTAAATTGGCAATCTGCTTGTAATTATATTTTGGCGAAAACAATACAAGCACATTACCTGTGGAGATATTAGCAGAAACATTAATTATTTCTGGTTGATTGACAAGCGATCGCTCCAAATATTCCTTGAGAGACAGTGAATGATAAAGTTCTTTTACCTTATATCTCGCTCTCCCTTTGACCCCAGTATGTATTGCTTGAATCACAGCAATCTCTACTCCTGTAACGCCCTGAACAAGTGCAATCTTTGATATGTAGCCCCTTCTGATTAATTATAGTTATTAAGCATACTCTTTTTGATAACAGCAACTGTTAAGACTTCCAAATTTATATTTTCAATCCATGAACAAGGAATTAAACTCCACCTATCCCAGAGCCACTCTGTCTTGAAAAGTTCTGATGTCTGAGGCATCAGACTTTTCGCTGCGTTTAAAATTCGACCCTCCAGCCATAACCTAATATTCACATTTAGATTAAGTTTTATAAAACCATCAAAAACAAAAGTATACTCAAGATTGTGATCAAAGTTGTGACATCTGATGGTGGTTTCAGTCTATCTGTCATCAAGCTTTAATCATCTAGAACGGTACTTAAATAAACCACTGTTTCCATCAGCCTAAAGTTATAGAGTCAACTTCATAGATATTAAATAGTAGTTTCTTTCATCTCCAGCGAAATTAGGCATTGTCTGCGTATCACGATTGTTTTCTATAAACAAGTAACTAAAGAAAGATAATTACTGGTTAATTCTTGACTAAATTATCCCTTGAGTTTGAAATAATTATTAAAGAAAAATGCTACTACTAGTAAGTGGCTTTAAAGCTCAGAAATCATAAAAAACACAGACAACATAGAGTAATTAAATAGATGACAACTTCTACAGATCGTAATCAACAAGTTCAACAGTTAAAAGAACTCATTGCAGACATGGATTACGCCATGTTAACTACTGTCGATGATGATGGTAGTTTGCACAGTCGCCCGATGTACTTCAATGGTGATATTGATGCTGAAGGTACACTCTGGTTTTTTACCTCAGCCAGTTCTCACAAAGTCTTGGAAATTGAACACCGTCAACAGGTGAATGTGAATTTCTCATCACCAAATCAGCAAAGCTTTATTTCTATTTCAGCTACAGCAGAACTAGTAAAAGAACGTCAGAAAATTCAAGCACGATGGAAATCAGAATTGGAAACTTGGTTCCCTCAAGGATTAAATGAACCAGATATTGCTTTGCTAAAAGTGAATATCAAAAGAGTTGATTACTGGGATGACCAGTCTAATTTTCATGCAAAAAGTATGAGTGGTCTAGGAGAAAACATTTAATCAACCAAGCCCTAGCTGAGGGTAACCAATGACCAACGTCAACCCTTTTGGCAGTTTCTCATGGGGGAGATACCACGCGAACACCAACGCAGTGCGTCTCCTACCTATATTTAATAAATTAAGTAATTAATCCTATATTTTAACTAAACTCATGCCCATAACTTTGCGCTAAACTTAGATATATTGGCATAAAAATCTCTGGCAGTAAGTCTTCTCGTTAAATACCTTTGTTTACTCCAGAAACCATGTCTCAAGAACATGACGAATCAATCGAGATTCAGCAATTAGCCAGCCTGAAACCAACACACTTTGCTGATTTAATAAGAACAGCACAATTGGTTTTTGATCCAGCCAGTGGAGTATCAGGCAGATACGTAGAAGTAGACTGGCAAGAATTCGGCATGAGCGATAACGTAGCAGCGAATCTCAAATCGCTCGGTGAGCAATATCGCTACGCTTCACCAGGTATTTCCAGTGAAATAGTTTGGAGTCAACTAACTCCAGAAACTCGGACATGGTTTATCAAAAATAAAGATGAATTGTGGAAGTTTGAAGAAATCTTTCCAGCTTTAGACGAAGACTAAACATCTTTTATAGTTCTTGACAGTAATATCAACAGACACAGGGACACAATATATTGTGTCCCTGTGTTTTGGATCTGGTTTGATACCTTCCTTGTCAGTGGAGTTTTTTATGCGCCCAGGCTACGTCAACAAGAATCAAAACAGATGCTTATAGCCAAGATGATGTTATCCAAGGATATATAAACTAATATTAATTAATGCTGCATTTTCTTTTTTAATTGTGTTATGAAATACAGATTTTATACTTAGCTTTGTAGCATTTGCCCATTCTCAGCCATAGGTTTATCTCTAAACGTCAGTATTTCCGCAGTCGTCGCACCATTGTTAAGATAATTTAAGAAACCCCTGTCAATGAATCAAAGTTTAAGTATTAGTCCTACCCAGAAGGAAGCCACTAACGCCAGTCCTCTCATTGCCAAATTGCAGTTAATTGTCAAGCAAATTATCGTCCTCAGTACAGAAATGCTGCTAGCATTACCTCTGGGTTGGGCATTAACAAAGTTGCATTTTGGCGGAATTGCTTGGATATTTGGGGGAATTGCCGCCGGGACAGTAGTTTTGCAAGGATGTCGAGTTTTTTATAACTACTCTCCCCAGCCTAATCGCGTCGCCAGAAAAGTAGGAATGGGACTAGTGGGACTGACGGTTGGTGCATCAAACGCCAATATTAATCTAGATAGTCTTGTTTCGGGAATTCCTATATTTATTTTTCTCACCTTATTCTTGCTGTTATCTGGTATTGGCATTGGCTATATCTACTCCCGCTTAAGTAAAACCAACATATTAACAGCCATGTTGGCTACAGTTCCCGGTGGTGTAGGCGTAATGTCATCGATCGCCGCCGATTATAATCGTAATGTCACGCTAGTAGCATTAGTACAAGCGATTCGCGTTACTTCCGTAGTCCTACTCATTCCCTTCGTTGCCAGAACATCCGTTGGTGGTTACTTGAATTCACCCACACTTCCAGTTAAAGGCGTGTTAATCGATTTTGCCGCATCACAACTAGGATTATTGGCAGTGGTGCTGGTACTCACAGGAATCATTGTTTATCTAGCAATAACATTCAAGATTCCGGCCGGAGAGTTTTTTGGTGCATTAGTTCTGGGTGCAACATTCAACTCTTTGCTAGATCACTTACCTTTTGTCAGTGATATTCACTTCCATCCGCCACTATTGGTGAATATTATCGGTCAAATGTTGCTAGGAATCACCATTGGTGAATATTGGGGGGAAAAACCTAATTTTGGCAAAAAACCGTAGGTTACGCCTTGATGTCTGTATTCATGACCTTGGTTGCCGGAGCGATCGCTGCTACTCTAGCTATGCAGTTATCCTCATGGGACTGGTTGACTTGTTTGTTAGTCACAGCGCCAGGCGGATCAGCAGAAATGATACTAGTTTCCTTAACCTTAAATCATAATGTGGAAGTCGTCACAACAGGTCATTTAGTCAGGCTGATTGCCATTAACAGTTCTTTACCATTGTGGCTATTTTTATTCCGTCGTTTTGATGGATTACGGGAAGCTAAAGCTACAAAATACAACATTAAATAATTGTTTACTGAGGATTCAGCACTCATTACTATTTCCTCCTTTGGCTAATACCATCTATACTATGTACTTAAAATTTGATAATCAAATTTAAGTAGACGCAAAGTTATGATTTCTCATGATAGGGATGCAACTTCCGTTGTAAATCAACTGCTGCGACAAATCAAAATTAAGGAAAATCAACTGAAAATTGCCCAAGACTCTAATATGCTCTATGTAGCTCAAGCATTAGAGACACAGTTGCTAGAATTGCGATCGCAATTATCGGAACCGCCAGACCTGGAATTTCAAGCATTGATGAGTTTATTAGACGATTAAATTTAGTGGTTAAACAAGTTAATGGTTGCCCAAATCCAAGAACTAGATGCCCAGCATTGGGTGAAGACTCGCTCTTCCCTCGACCCTAATCAATCAACATTCCTCACCTGGACAGGGAAAATTTATGCCTTGATTCCAGGAGAAAAAAGAAAACTCCTCTTTAAAATGGTGGGAGTCAGCGTTAGTAGATGTCTACCTACAGATGCGGGTAGCTGGGATTTTACTTCTAGGGAACTCACCTATTACTTGAACCCAGAAAACGACGAGATTTTACGTAAATGGGAAAATCCTTGGACAGGGGAGACAGTACCAGTTCTCCATGTCGCCAATAATCCCGTACAAGGTCACTTTCGAGGTAAATTCCCGGCTCAAGTTGAAGGTGAAACAACAACCTTTGTATTTGATATCTTTCCTACATACCCCAACCCCCTCGCCGAAGAACCACAATTTGCTGAATATAGCCCTTATCCAACTTATCAAGCAGCCGAATTATTTAAACTCACAGTCCCCACGGTAGATTTATTTAACGCAGAACTGCCAGCAGTTTCTCAACTCATACTCAGTTGGGATAGAATCGGTCAATGGTTGCCTTGGATGAAAATGGGCGATCGCCCAGGTAATCTGATCTATAGTGCTTTTGGCAGTAAAGTTAACGGTTTAACAGAATTACCCCACATATTACAAGAGGAAATTAATACCCGTGTTCCTTTATATAAACAAGCTCCGAAAGCATTTTTAGACGGCGAAGACATGACCTCTTGGCTATACTTCCAAAAGCACTTTCAGGCTTACCTAGCAGGTGAAATCTTTCCCCTCCCCGCAGATGAAGAAGTGTGAGGCAGTTAACAGTCAACCGTCAACAAACAATTATGAAACTCCTAGAGGGGAAAGTGGCGTTAGTTACCGGCGCTACACGCGGTCTTGGTAAGGGAATTGCGATAGGACTTGGTGAAGCCGGCGCAATTGTCTACATTACCGGACGTAGGCTGGATAATAACTCAACTTCTGGCAACGATGTCTCAGGCAGTCTTAATGAGACTAAAATAGCCGTTGAAGAAGCTGGTGGTATATGTATTCCTGTACAAGTAGACCACAGTAACGATGAACAGGTGCGTTTACTCTTTGAACGTATCCAAAATGAACAAAATGGACAGCTTGACTTATTAGTTAACAATGCTTACGCCGGAGTGCAAGCATTAACCAATGCCCAGGGAAAACCCTTTTGGGAGAATGAGCCTAGCCTTTGGGATGCTTGTAACAATGTGGGATTGCGGAGCCACTATATAGCCAGTGTTTATGCTGCCCAAATGATGTCCAAACGACAGCAGGGATTGATTTGTACAATTTCCTCTTGGGGTGGGATGGCTTATCTATTCGGTGCAGCTTATGGCGCAGGTAAGGCAGGATGCGATCGCCTAGCAGCTGATATGGCTGTAGAATTACAACCCTATAATGTAGCTTCCCTTTCCATCTGGCCAGGCATTGTTGGCACTGAACTCTTCTCCCGCCTCGCCTCAGAAATGAGCGACAATCACACAGATAACGGCAAAAATTCGGCGATCGCCGAGCGTTACAATTGGGAAACTCCCCTACTCACAGGTAGAGTCATAGCTAAACTCGCTGCTGAGACAAATGTCATCAATCGTACAGGACGCGTCCAAGTTGTTGCGGAACTAGCTAAACAATACAGTCTTGTGGATCAAGAAGGCAATTTACCTGTATCACTGCGCTCTCTCCGTTTTCTCATACCCTTGGCACTACCCACATTGAGAAAGCATTCCTGGCTTATACCCGATATTAAAGTACCTTGGTCAATACTATTACTAAGTATCCTCAAATCACCGAAGATTTAAATCTATTGACTATTGAGCTTTAGTCATTAGCCGAACTTGATATTACGTCTCCAACCTCAAAAACTTGCCCCGCCACCGTCACGCGATCGCTTGATACTAACTTTCGTCCCCGTCGAGTTTCTACTGCACCATTAACTTTGACATCACCATCCATAATCATCAGCTTGGCTTGCCCTCCAGTCGGGGCTATACCGACTAACTTCAAAAACTGATCCAGTTTAATCATGCTTATCAGAATTAATTTATACTGAGCCAAAAAACAAGGACAGGTGCGGACACCCATCCCATAAATATACAACACCTAACTTTTTAAGCCTTTGTGTATTTCTCAATTAGTTTGGCAAAATCTGGCACTGCTTCCTCTACGTGTTGCTTGGCTGAACCACGAAATCTCTCGTAGGTTCCCCGCACAATTTGCCGCTTCGAGTCCTTGACCCTGGCATCCGTAATACTAAGTAGCGCATCAGCCGTACGAGAGCGACTCTCCACCAAATGCCCAACAGCATCACCCTTTTGGACACCCTCACTCCAAATCGGATCAAGCGCCTCAAAACACTGTGGTAGGAGCTGCTCCACTACATGGGGTATATATCCAGGCTTGATTCCCTTCAGTGCGGCAAAAGCAGTCTTCAAGGTTATACCACTTATACCTGACTTGGAAGCGAGTTGTGCTTCTATCATATTGCAGCAATCCTCCACAACCAGAGCCTTTTTCTCTGGGTTCAAGAGTCCGTCACTAAGTCCCATTTCACTCCTCTTTGTTCGGTATCAAAGGTACTTGATGTTAATTCAATTATTTTTCCTACTGAGCAGGAAATTACAGAAAATACTATCAGATTGGTGATCATTTAACTTGAGTTCGACGGAACTTAACCTCAACCAATTACCTACAAGGGAAGGCTGCTCAAAATCTATAACTGAGTACCAAAAAATCAGCGTTTTCAGCAAAATTTTAAATTTTTATACTCATGAGTAAACTAAATGTACCTCTTTCATACATAATAAATAAACCCAAAGCGATCAGTATAAAAGGTATAAAAGTTTTGCTATGAAGGCTCAAAACATATGCGATAGGGGCTTGACGACTTAAAAGGTCAGCAGTAACACACAAAATTCCAACCATGAAAAAAAATACCCCTATAATCACTCCCAATGTAACCAGATTTTGTCCGGCAAATAAAGGAATATAAATACTAATATTGTCACCACCATTAGCAACAGTTACGGCTCCTACTTTATAGACTTGAGGATGCAAAATACTAGATATAAAAGCTAATATAGGATTAGCAGGTGAAGACCCTTTTAAATCTGTAGTTACTGCTTGAATTTGGGTATTTTCCTGATCTTTTTTAACTAATTTTTTAATGCCAATTATTATAGGTAAAATTCCCAATAATCCTATGAATTCTCGCTGCACAAATAAGCCCCCAAAGAACCCTGGCAAACTAGCTAAAATGATAATTAAAAAACCAAGGAAATGACCGACCCAAATATGCGATCGCCGAAAATTCACATCTACCTGTGAGAACAGGAGCAGTAAAATAATAATATCATCGATATTGGTGGCTGCAAAGGCAACCAGACTTTCCGTAAAAGCCGTTAATAGCTGATTCATGCTAAATTATTAAAAATTAAAAAAGGCAGTAGCCTATGACTTCGCCGAAGGTTATGTGGGAGGTTGATGACTCTAATTATCACCATACCAAGTGCCATTATTTGCCAACAGTAACTTAGTATTTTTTTGTAATTATCTACTCGTTTTTTACACTTTTATCAATTGGGTATGATGTTGCATATAAATTAATTTATCAGAAAACAATAGCTAATATTTTAACTCTTTATGGTAGAAAGATTGAGTCTTTCGTACTCATGGAATTTGGGGTTTTTATTTTTTTAAGTCAAGCCTGAAGTTGAGAAAAATTAGCTAGATTGCCAAGAAAAATATGCAGCGATTCAGCTTACCCTTTGCGAAGGAAAGCAAGCTACAAAAGCTAAAAAGCCTATTCTATAGGCTTCTCATCGATTGTATACAACCTGCTGCACTAGTTGTTGTGAACTAATCATGCCTTGAAGAGTCAGGCATAATTGTTTCTTGGAGATTGACCCCATTGAGGTTAGCACCGTTCAAATTAGCCCCCCTAAGATTAGCACCGCTCAGATTAGCCCCTGCTAAATTAGCACTGGTGAGATTAGCCCAAGCTAAATCAGCGCCTCTCAAGTCAGCTGCGGTTAAATTTGCCCGAAATAGGTACGCACCTCCTAGATGTGCTTGATGTAAATTAGCTTTGTAGAAGTTGGCTTTGTAAAGGTAAGCTCCCATCACTTCGGCTTGATATAGATTTGCCTCGCTGAAATCAACCGCAATGAAATTAGCAGCGATAAGATTCGCAAAACAAAGGTTAGAGCGGATGAGTTTTGCTCCAGCCAAATCAGCATCTCTCAAATCAGCACTACTGAAATCGGTACCAATTAAGTTAGCCTCCGTCACAATAGCACCCCGGAGATTGGCTCCACTAAAATCAGCACCAATGAAATGAGCATGGCTCAAATCTGCGTGTGTAAGTACGGATTGGCTCAAGTTAGCCACACTAAAATTAGCGGCACTCAAGTTAGCTTCACTGAGTTTTGCGTGGTGGAGATTGGCGCTACTGAGGTCAGCACCACTGAGGTTAGCACGTATAAGCAGAGCGCGACTTAAGTCTACTCGGCTTAAGTTAGCGCCTGCAAGATTTGCGCCTCTGAGGTTATTTTCTTGTAGGTTTGAGGTGCTGAGGTCTGGTTCAATTTGCGGATTTTTTTGTCTCCACTCAATCCATCTCACTGCACCTGCTCGTAATAAAGCTAGATGCTCTAGATTTGCCATTGTCTCTCCTTTACTCCTGGCGACCACTATGGGAATTGCTCCGGCCAGCAACGCTTTCTATGGCTGCTCTCGCTCCCGCCGCACCAGCGAGAATATCCCTTTCTTGCCCACCTAGATACAACCTGCCAAAGCTACCGACAGCTTGAACTTCTAGGATGTTAATTGAGGCTGCTTTCTCGGCTTCATTGGCTGCTAAAGCAGCATAAGCAGCAGGCTCAACTTCTAATACATATAGAGTTTGCCCGGCTAGGAGTAGCTGTCCTCGTCGCGTCCGGTTAATCAATTGGGTTTGGTAAGCGTCTATATTCCTAATAATCTGGCTGGAAACAATTCGCGGTTTAATACACTCTTCTCTTTTGACTCCTAGAGCCGCCAAAATCGCTTGACCAGCAGCTCGCGTTTCGCCTTGAGAGCCTGAATGTATTTCTAATAGACCGTACAATCTCTCAACTACTTGCACTCCAGGGCGGACAGAAGCAGCTTTGAGGGCTATGTCGGTAATTTTATTAATCTCGATACCAGGAGAAATTTCAATCCACAGTGATGTATCTCCTGGTAATGGCAAGAAACCTTGGGCTACTGTTCCTATATAGGCCGCGTGTTGTGGTTGCAGGCTGTCGAGAAATACGAAACTGCGTAGTTCTATTCCCAAGGTGATGCTCTCCAGTCATGAGGTTAAAGTAATATTTCGCAATATATGAATGTAACTTAAAACTACCATAAGGCTAGTACTACCTTTCAGCATCATCCCAGGAATTACACCCATTAATTACTTTAAGTACTTGGTATTTTGATATTAATTCATCACAAAAGCTACAATAATATTAATATTAATTAATATTTAGCTGCGGCGATGCTGAGACTGATTACTGACTTCGACGGCCCAATTATGGATGTTTCCGAAAGGTACTACCGTGTATACCTATTCTGTTTAGAGAAAACTCAACATCCAGGCCAGCCAGTACGGCAATTATCTAAAGCAGAATTTTGGCAGATGAAGCGTCAGCACCTTCCTGAAAAAGAAATTGCCCGAATTTCTGGTTTAGATGAAGCACAAGCACAGGAATTTTCTCAATTGCGCCGTCAAACAGTGCATACAGAACCTTACTTTCAATATGACAGTCCTATCCCCGGCGCTTTAGACGTGTTGTTAAAGGTGCAACAATCTGGGGTGGATTTAGTTGTGATGACCATGCGTCGAGTTTGGGAACTGGACTATGCTTTCCAAAAATATGATTTAGGTCAATTCTTCCCAGAAAATCGCTGTTATTGTCTCAGTAACGAATATGTGAAAACCCGCGACATTGATGATAAACCTTTGTTAATGCAAAGAGCTTTAGCCGAATTACCACCAGCAGCTGATACTTGGATGGTGGGAGATACAGAAGCCGACATCACAGCAGCGAAAAAACATGGTGTTAAGGTGATTGCTGTAGAATCTGGTATCCGCGATCGCACTCGATTACAACAATATCACCCTGATT comes from the Nostoc sp. PCC 7120 = FACHB-418 genome and includes:
- a CDS encoding pyridoxamine 5'-phosphate oxidase family protein, which translates into the protein MTTSTDRNQQVQQLKELIADMDYAMLTTVDDDGSLHSRPMYFNGDIDAEGTLWFFTSASSHKVLEIEHRQQVNVNFSSPNQQSFISISATAELVKERQKIQARWKSELETWFPQGLNEPDIALLKVNIKRVDYWDDQSNFHAKSMSGLGENI
- a CDS encoding DUF1838 domain-containing protein yields the protein MVAQIQELDAQHWVKTRSSLDPNQSTFLTWTGKIYALIPGEKRKLLFKMVGVSVSRCLPTDAGSWDFTSRELTYYLNPENDEILRKWENPWTGETVPVLHVANNPVQGHFRGKFPAQVEGETTTFVFDIFPTYPNPLAEEPQFAEYSPYPTYQAAELFKLTVPTVDLFNAELPAVSQLILSWDRIGQWLPWMKMGDRPGNLIYSAFGSKVNGLTELPHILQEEINTRVPLYKQAPKAFLDGEDMTSWLYFQKHFQAYLAGEIFPLPADEEV
- a CDS encoding SDR family NAD(P)-dependent oxidoreductase: MKLLEGKVALVTGATRGLGKGIAIGLGEAGAIVYITGRRLDNNSTSGNDVSGSLNETKIAVEEAGGICIPVQVDHSNDEQVRLLFERIQNEQNGQLDLLVNNAYAGVQALTNAQGKPFWENEPSLWDACNNVGLRSHYIASVYAAQMMSKRQQGLICTISSWGGMAYLFGAAYGAGKAGCDRLAADMAVELQPYNVASLSIWPGIVGTELFSRLASEMSDNHTDNGKNSAIAERYNWETPLLTGRVIAKLAAETNVINRTGRVQVVAELAKQYSLVDQEGNLPVSLRSLRFLIPLALPTLRKHSWLIPDIKVPWSILLLSILKSPKI
- a CDS encoding RNA-binding S4 domain-containing protein; this translates as MIKLDQFLKLVGIAPTGGQAKLMIMDGDVKVNGAVETRRGRKLVSSDRVTVAGQVFEVGDVISSSAND
- a CDS encoding DUF6918 family protein, which codes for MGLSDGLLNPEKKALVVEDCCNMIEAQLASKSGISGITLKTAFAALKGIKPGYIPHVVEQLLPQCFEALDPIWSEGVQKGDAVGHLVESRSRTADALLSITDARVKDSKRQIVRGTYERFRGSAKQHVEEAVPDFAKLIEKYTKA
- a CDS encoding cadmium resistance transporter produces the protein MNQLLTAFTESLVAFAATNIDDIIILLLLFSQVDVNFRRSHIWVGHFLGFLIIILASLPGFFGGLFVQREFIGLLGILPIIIGIKKLVKKDQENTQIQAVTTDLKGSSPANPILAFISSILHPQVYKVGAVTVANGGDNISIYIPLFAGQNLVTLGVIIGVFFFMVGILCVTADLLSRQAPIAYVLSLHSKTFIPFILIALGLFIMYERGTFSLLMSIKI
- a CDS encoding pentapeptide repeat-containing protein gives rise to the protein MANLEHLALLRAGAVRWIEWRQKNPQIEPDLSTSNLQENNLRGANLAGANLSRVDLSRALLIRANLSGADLSSANLHHAKLSEANLSAANFSVANLSQSVLTHADLSHAHFIGADFSGANLRGAIVTEANLIGTDFSSADLRDADLAGAKLIRSNLCFANLIAANFIAVDFSEANLYQAEVMGAYLYKANFYKANLHQAHLGGAYLFRANLTAADLRGADLAWANLTSANLAGANLSGANLRGANLNGANLNGVNLQETIMPDSSRHD
- a CDS encoding HAD family hydrolase, whose amino-acid sequence is MLRLITDFDGPIMDVSERYYRVYLFCLEKTQHPGQPVRQLSKAEFWQMKRQHLPEKEIARISGLDEAQAQEFSQLRRQTVHTEPYFQYDSPIPGALDVLLKVQQSGVDLVVMTMRRVWELDYAFQKYDLGQFFPENRCYCLSNEYVKTRDIDDKPLLMQRALAELPPAADTWMVGDTEADITAAKKHGVKVIAVESGIRDRTRLQQYHPDLIVQNLSAAVDIILESSVVKI